Proteins from a single region of Oceanispirochaeta sp.:
- a CDS encoding DnaB-like helicase N-terminal domain-containing protein has translation MSDTESAFVCAVMHDQNILYRVAIKPDDLQNISCRKVLKACYEISATNSTPDFVAVANHLRGDVNPAEIGEIYESGATHINWEFYANKLKHEIMNRKLMNVAPYLAELMRAGEEPQEVISKTSEFLDKIKIGFNDYRIIKFSEMLPDWFNELEERIASKKIGVTGIPSGMSTLD, from the coding sequence ATGAGTGATACAGAATCAGCCTTTGTCTGTGCTGTCATGCACGATCAGAATATTCTATACCGTGTAGCAATCAAGCCGGATGACCTACAAAACATAAGTTGTCGAAAAGTCTTAAAAGCCTGTTATGAAATATCAGCTACTAATTCAACTCCGGACTTTGTGGCAGTAGCCAACCACCTGAGGGGTGATGTAAATCCTGCTGAGATCGGTGAGATCTATGAGAGCGGGGCAACTCATATCAACTGGGAATTCTATGCAAATAAGCTGAAACATGAAATCATGAATCGTAAGCTCATGAACGTCGCTCCATATCTTGCTGAACTTATGAGGGCAGGAGAAGAACCACAGGAAGTGATTTCAAAGACTTCTGAGTTTCTTGATAAAATCAAGATAGGGTTCAATGATTACAGGATTATCAAGTTTAGCGAGATGCTACCGGATTGGTTTAATGAGCTTGAGGAAAGAATAGCGAGTAAGAAAATTGGAGTAACCGGAATACCCTCAGGGATGAGTACTCTTGATTAA